One window from the genome of Verrucomicrobiota bacterium encodes:
- a CDS encoding class I SAM-dependent methyltransferase yields MNTGKPITPERLMQFAWGYAPTLIIEAAVHHGVFDQLNRQPQTLEQLVAKLGVANRGLKAILDALVGLQLLAREGATYRLTPESATYLVAGSSDYRGAFFRHHTEQLLPQWMQLKEVVRTGQPVKRTDQDTHGEQYFSEFVESLFPGSLPAATMLGKHLGIPAAQTPVRVLDLGAGSGVWGIALAKQSPQVRITAVDWPGVLEVAKKMAMRHGVAERMTVVAGDLFVVDFGYNHQVVTLGHILHSEGPDRGRQLLKKAAEALAPGGTLAIQEFLPNDERTGPPLPLMFAVNMLLNTEAGGTYTFAEITGWLLAAGLEQPRQLPVPGPSPLILANKPVK; encoded by the coding sequence ATGAATACTGGCAAACCGATCACGCCTGAACGCCTCATGCAATTTGCCTGGGGGTACGCTCCGACTTTGATTATTGAGGCCGCGGTGCATCACGGGGTTTTTGACCAACTGAATCGGCAACCGCAAACCTTGGAACAATTGGTAGCAAAACTGGGCGTGGCAAACCGCGGATTAAAAGCCATCCTGGATGCACTGGTTGGGCTGCAATTGCTGGCCCGGGAAGGCGCGACCTACCGGCTCACGCCGGAAAGCGCCACCTATCTGGTAGCCGGTTCATCGGATTATCGCGGGGCATTTTTCCGCCATCACACGGAACAGTTACTGCCCCAATGGATGCAGTTGAAGGAAGTCGTGCGCACCGGTCAGCCAGTCAAACGCACGGATCAGGATACGCATGGCGAGCAGTATTTTTCGGAGTTTGTAGAATCCCTGTTTCCCGGCAGTCTTCCGGCGGCAACGATGTTGGGAAAGCACTTGGGTATCCCGGCGGCACAAACACCTGTACGTGTGCTGGACCTGGGGGCCGGATCCGGCGTCTGGGGGATCGCTTTGGCCAAACAATCGCCCCAGGTGCGAATCACCGCCGTGGATTGGCCGGGGGTGCTGGAGGTAGCCAAAAAAATGGCCATGCGCCATGGGGTTGCCGAGCGTATGACGGTCGTGGCGGGTGATTTGTTTGTCGTGGATTTCGGTTATAATCACCAAGTGGTCACCTTGGGGCACATCCTGCATAGCGAGGGACCCGATCGCGGTCGTCAATTGTTGAAAAAAGCCGCAGAAGCGCTCGCACCAGGCGGCACGCTGGCCATCCAGGAATTCCTGCCTAACGATGAACGTACGGGGCCACCGCTCCCGCTGATGTTCGCGGTGAACATGCTCTTAAATACGGAGGCGGGCGGCACATACACGTTTGCTGAGATCACCGGCTGGCTGCTGGCGGCCGGCTTGGAACAACCGCGTCAACTACCCGTACCCGGACCATCACCGCTCATCCTGGCAAACAAACCTGTCAAGTAA
- a CDS encoding M3 family metallopeptidase has protein sequence MNHHAHRRCFGVGSWLAPALAVVLSGCTTTNPPSPQSPMSASTLAQLQTQAAHYHSRLSLPEFETTPAAVKAAVEQAIATANARLDAIGTLDRTRLDFNHSVRALDDLVYAAGLTANRLGLMKETHTDAAMRQACLEAEKVFQDWAVGLDYRADVHATLQAYADTKPTLNVEDAKLLKETLRDYRRAGLHLPKEQRSEVERLRKELARLITDFQSNVNKAKLAVKFTRAELEGVPDTLLGQPGVKTGEDEYTIAANVTFQYQLVAENAKKEATRKKLLTARYQLAREANLPLLRQILDLRDTIAKKLGYATWADYQIEPKMAKTAATARQFLLDLKTGLQPKFDAELKAYQAFKARDTGEANARIEIWDTAYYMSLLQKEKYSVDAEKLRDYFPYQQVLDGMFNIYQNIFGIRIQPVEPPFKWIADLRLFAVTDTATGEPLGLLYMDMFPRDGKYNHFAHFSLIEGKRTADGVYQRPTSALICNFPPPTPGRPSLLSHHEVETLFHEFGHALHSLLTRANHARFSGTSVPRDFVEAPSQMLENWVWDRAVLDTFAAHYARPAEKIPADILAGLKQARLATIGTFYRRQLTFGLIDLTFHSDFKAGTGQDPVKVANDVFRDVFLPVPDDTAFVAYFGHLMGYDASYYGYAWAEAIAADMDTVFEKAPKRYFDAVTGRRLRDEIYAPGDSRDVNVSIEKFLGRPRSLEPLLIQLGIRQ, from the coding sequence ATGAATCATCACGCACATCGCCGGTGTTTTGGCGTCGGCTCGTGGCTCGCGCCCGCGCTCGCCGTCGTGCTATCCGGTTGCACCACTACCAATCCGCCATCCCCCCAATCTCCTATGTCCGCATCTACCCTTGCCCAACTACAAACCCAGGCTGCCCACTATCATTCCCGCCTGAGTCTGCCCGAGTTTGAAACCACTCCGGCGGCAGTCAAGGCCGCGGTGGAACAGGCCATTGCCACGGCCAACGCCCGGCTTGATGCCATTGGCACGCTGGACCGCACGCGCCTGGATTTCAACCATAGTGTGCGGGCGCTGGATGATTTAGTGTATGCCGCCGGGTTGACCGCCAACCGGCTTGGGCTGATGAAGGAAACGCACACGGATGCCGCCATGCGCCAGGCTTGCTTGGAAGCAGAAAAGGTTTTTCAAGATTGGGCGGTGGGGCTGGATTATCGGGCGGATGTCCACGCCACGCTTCAGGCTTACGCCGATACCAAACCCACCCTGAATGTCGAAGATGCCAAACTGCTAAAGGAAACCCTGCGGGATTACCGGCGCGCCGGTCTGCATCTGCCCAAGGAACAGCGCAGCGAAGTGGAGCGGTTGCGCAAGGAGTTGGCCCGCCTGATCACCGATTTCCAGTCCAATGTCAATAAGGCCAAACTGGCGGTCAAGTTCACCCGGGCCGAACTGGAAGGGGTGCCGGATACGTTGTTGGGACAGCCGGGGGTCAAGACCGGCGAGGATGAATATACGATCGCGGCCAATGTGACGTTCCAATATCAACTGGTGGCGGAAAACGCGAAAAAAGAAGCGACCCGCAAAAAGCTGTTGACCGCCCGCTACCAGCTCGCGCGTGAGGCCAACCTGCCTTTGCTGCGGCAAATCCTGGACCTGCGCGATACCATCGCCAAAAAACTGGGCTACGCCACTTGGGCCGATTACCAGATCGAGCCGAAAATGGCCAAAACCGCCGCCACCGCCCGCCAGTTTCTGCTGGACCTGAAGACAGGGTTGCAACCCAAGTTTGATGCGGAATTGAAAGCGTATCAGGCGTTCAAGGCGCGGGATACCGGCGAGGCAAACGCCCGGATTGAGATTTGGGATACGGCTTATTACATGAGCCTGCTGCAAAAGGAGAAATACTCGGTGGATGCCGAGAAATTGCGGGATTATTTTCCCTACCAACAAGTGTTGGACGGCATGTTCAACATTTACCAGAACATCTTTGGCATTCGTATTCAGCCCGTAGAACCGCCGTTCAAATGGATTGCGGATCTACGCCTCTTTGCCGTCACGGATACCGCCACCGGCGAACCGTTGGGGCTGTTGTACATGGATATGTTCCCGCGCGACGGCAAATACAATCACTTCGCCCACTTCAGCCTGATCGAAGGCAAACGCACGGCGGATGGGGTTTACCAACGGCCCACCTCCGCCTTGATTTGCAATTTCCCGCCGCCGACGCCGGGGCGTCCCTCGCTGTTGTCCCATCACGAGGTGGAGACGTTGTTTCATGAATTCGGGCACGCGTTGCACTCGTTGTTGACGCGCGCCAACCATGCCCGATTCTCCGGCACCAGTGTGCCGCGTGATTTTGTGGAAGCCCCCTCGCAGATGCTTGAAAATTGGGTGTGGGATCGCGCGGTGCTCGATACCTTCGCCGCTCATTATGCGCGGCCGGCGGAAAAGATTCCGGCGGATATCCTGGCCGGGTTGAAGCAGGCGCGGTTGGCGACCATCGGCACATTTTATCGGCGGCAATTGACCTTCGGGTTGATTGACCTCACGTTCCATTCGGATTTCAAGGCGGGGACAGGACAGGACCCGGTGAAGGTCGCGAATGATGTTTTCCGCGACGTGTTTCTCCCCGTTCCAGACGATACGGCGTTCGTAGCCTATTTCGGCCATCTGATGGGGTACGACGCCAGCTATTACGGCTACGCGTGGGCGGAGGCCATTGCGGCAGACATGGACACGGTGTTTGAAAAGGCGCCGAAACGGTATTTTGACGCCGTCACAGGCCGGCGGTTGCGGGATGAAATTTATGCGCCCGGCGATTCACGGGATGTCAATGTGTCCATTGAAAAGTTCCTGGGGCGTCCGCGTTCCCTGGAGCCGCTCCTCATACAGTTGGGCATCCGGCAGTAG